The following proteins are co-located in the Leptospira weilii genome:
- a CDS encoding NADH-quinone oxidoreductase subunit M, translated as MDFPPYILSIFLFLPLIGVPFLFLSNRVGWLRLISGSFTLVPFLIIVGLYFKYDPSNSALQFVDRIWGIVVSGNLRVDYHIGLDGFSLLLCGMSSLLFFLSTLATWSSITNRIREFYVYLMIVEMSVHGVFLSGNLVLFYIFWEAMVSPMVLMVGIWGEDQRVKAAIKYLIFSFTGSVLMLAGILILYFKTGTIVIEDLSTGLLPEIPKNIRLFMFFAFVLAFAIKVPLFPLHTWMPDVHSQAPTVGSVDLSGILLKIGLYGFVRLAIPLFPEEMLEYRELLGGLCIAGIIYGAVIAMAQENSKRVVAFSSLSHMSFCMLGILSFTEEGMAGGMLQMLNHGFTAGMLFFMLGMLHERIGNNDIAKAGGLSKLLPVFSVFFAIAIFSSLGVPGTNSFIGEFLIILGSIKANVVYGALAATGVVFAAGYLLLFAKRMLFGEPTKNLIDHHDLSLKEWIILIPTVVMIFWIGIYPKPFLKVLEPSVKVALNSVSAKVIQDRTASSFKETDLNGKTVDNARKYVSYRSLGEEPGCYEERLKEFPSKYALPASTRKYPINNSVQSDNHPRCSALIRKEKETSPEGDDEALK; from the coding sequence TTGGATTTCCCGCCGTATATACTGAGTATCTTTTTATTTCTGCCTCTGATCGGAGTTCCGTTTTTATTTTTGTCCAATCGGGTGGGTTGGCTGAGATTGATTTCCGGATCGTTTACTCTCGTTCCGTTTTTAATCATAGTAGGATTGTATTTTAAATACGATCCTTCCAACTCCGCGCTTCAATTCGTGGATCGTATCTGGGGAATCGTGGTTTCCGGAAATCTGAGAGTGGACTATCATATCGGACTCGACGGATTCAGTCTTCTGCTCTGCGGAATGTCCTCTTTGCTTTTCTTTCTTTCGACTCTCGCCACCTGGTCGAGCATCACGAATCGTATTCGCGAATTTTATGTTTATCTAATGATCGTGGAGATGAGCGTTCACGGCGTATTCCTGTCCGGAAACCTCGTGTTGTTTTACATCTTCTGGGAAGCGATGGTTTCTCCCATGGTATTGATGGTCGGAATTTGGGGGGAGGATCAGCGGGTCAAGGCGGCGATCAAGTATTTGATTTTTTCGTTTACAGGATCGGTGTTGATGCTTGCGGGAATTCTAATATTGTATTTTAAAACGGGAACGATCGTGATCGAAGACCTTTCGACCGGACTTCTTCCCGAAATTCCAAAGAACATCCGCTTGTTTATGTTCTTTGCGTTCGTGCTCGCGTTTGCGATCAAGGTGCCTTTGTTTCCTCTTCATACCTGGATGCCCGACGTTCACTCTCAGGCGCCTACGGTCGGTTCGGTGGATCTTTCCGGGATTTTATTGAAAATCGGATTATACGGATTTGTTCGACTTGCGATTCCGCTGTTCCCCGAAGAAATGTTGGAATACAGAGAACTACTCGGGGGGCTTTGTATCGCCGGAATCATCTACGGAGCCGTGATCGCGATGGCTCAGGAAAACTCGAAACGAGTCGTAGCGTTCTCTTCTCTTTCTCACATGAGTTTTTGTATGCTCGGAATCTTGAGTTTTACCGAGGAAGGGATGGCCGGTGGAATGTTGCAGATGCTCAACCACGGGTTCACCGCGGGGATGCTCTTCTTTATGCTTGGAATGTTGCATGAAAGGATCGGAAATAACGATATTGCGAAAGCCGGAGGATTGTCCAAATTGCTGCCGGTATTTTCTGTTTTTTTTGCGATCGCGATTTTTTCTTCCTTGGGAGTTCCCGGAACCAACAGTTTTATCGGGGAATTTCTGATCATCCTCGGAAGTATCAAAGCCAACGTCGTCTACGGAGCGTTAGCCGCAACCGGAGTCGTGTTCGCCGCGGGTTATCTATTGTTGTTCGCAAAACGAATGCTTTTCGGAGAACCCACAAAAAATCTGATCGATCATCACGATCTCAGCCTGAAAGAATGGATCATTTTGATTCCAACCGTCGTAATGATTTTTTGGATCGGAATCTATCCGAAACCGTTTTTGAAAGTATTGGAACCTTCCGTCAAAGTCGCATTAAATTCCGTCTCTGCGAAGGTGATCCAAGATCGTACCGCGAGTTCGTTTAAGGAAACGGATCTGAACGGAAAAACCGTGGATAATGCAAGAAAATACGTATCGTACCGATCGCTCGGTGAAGAGCCGGGCTGTTACGAAGAACGCCTGAAGGAATTTCCGAGTAAATACGCGTTACCCGCGTCGACCCGCAAATATCCGATCAATAATTCTGTGCAGAGCGACAATCATCCGCGTTGCTCGGCATTGATCCGAAAAGAAAAAGAAACCTCTCCCGAGGGAGATGATGAGGCTCTGAAATGA
- the nuoL gene encoding NADH-quinone oxidoreductase subunit L → MEIANLIPALVALPLIGFLISGIFGKWLKGFTGIVSTGVVFLSFALALLSFVQFHPMERTIPEIVTVLPWIETGDLNVSIAYQVDQLSLYMVLIITGIGALIHLYSIGYMKDDPGFARYFAYLNLFIFAMLNLVLAENLILLFLGWEGVGLCSYLLIGFDYHKETAANAGMKAFIVNRIGDLGMLLGIALVFWYTGSVSFTQITESIREIHSFRYILPLAAVCFFIGAIGKSAQLPLHVWLPDAMAGPTPVSALIHAATMVTAGIFLIARLNPIFTLASQVGHWIVVIGSVTAFFAATIGLFQNDIKKVLAYSTVSQLGYMFVAMGAGAYVAGLFHLMTHAFFKALLFLGSGSVIYALHHEQDLRNMGGLKNQMKITWLTFLVGSFAISGIPPFSGFFSKDLILEKSYAYGALFYGLGIVTALLTAFYMFRMTYLAFYGESRVSSHKESHLRESPLVMTIPLVILSIGAAVAGFLEVPHFLFGGVDILTRYFDPVIVPVTEISRAITNGSSVDGHETSASIELILVAVSVAVAISGIFIARTIFLTGKRLPEAEESHTGVKRIFSQKYYIDEFYKNFIADPILLLGKFLADHVERNFLDLILRGTGRFAVAISLVLRRVQTGIVVDYAILIVLGTVVILSFFLMRGL, encoded by the coding sequence ATGGAAATTGCAAATCTTATTCCTGCGTTAGTCGCTCTTCCGTTGATTGGATTTTTGATCTCCGGTATTTTCGGCAAATGGCTGAAAGGATTTACCGGAATCGTTTCGACGGGAGTCGTGTTCTTGTCCTTCGCGTTGGCCTTGTTGTCTTTTGTTCAGTTTCATCCGATGGAGCGTACGATTCCGGAAATCGTAACGGTGCTGCCTTGGATTGAAACGGGGGATCTAAACGTATCTATAGCGTATCAAGTCGATCAACTTTCCCTCTATATGGTTTTGATCATCACCGGAATCGGGGCGCTCATCCATCTTTACAGCATCGGTTATATGAAGGACGATCCTGGGTTTGCGCGTTACTTTGCGTATTTAAATCTGTTTATTTTCGCGATGCTCAATCTGGTACTTGCAGAAAACTTAATTCTTCTTTTCTTAGGATGGGAGGGAGTGGGGCTTTGTTCGTATCTGTTGATCGGCTTTGATTATCACAAAGAAACGGCCGCCAACGCGGGTATGAAAGCATTTATCGTAAACCGAATCGGAGATTTGGGAATGCTTCTCGGAATTGCACTCGTGTTCTGGTATACGGGAAGCGTTTCTTTTACGCAAATCACGGAATCGATTCGGGAAATACATTCTTTTCGTTATATACTGCCGTTAGCGGCGGTTTGTTTTTTTATCGGAGCGATCGGAAAGTCGGCGCAGCTTCCGTTACACGTTTGGCTTCCGGACGCGATGGCGGGACCGACTCCAGTCTCCGCGTTGATCCACGCGGCGACGATGGTGACCGCGGGAATCTTTTTGATCGCAAGACTCAATCCGATCTTTACTTTGGCTTCGCAGGTAGGACATTGGATCGTGGTTATAGGATCCGTGACAGCGTTCTTTGCGGCGACGATCGGACTTTTTCAAAATGATATCAAGAAAGTCTTGGCGTATTCCACCGTATCTCAGTTGGGATATATGTTCGTCGCGATGGGAGCGGGCGCTTACGTCGCGGGGCTCTTTCACTTGATGACGCACGCGTTTTTTAAGGCGCTTCTCTTTTTGGGGTCCGGATCCGTGATTTATGCGCTTCATCACGAACAGGATCTCCGCAATATGGGCGGACTCAAAAACCAGATGAAGATCACTTGGTTGACGTTCCTCGTCGGGTCGTTCGCGATTTCAGGAATTCCCCCTTTTAGCGGATTCTTTTCCAAAGATCTAATATTAGAAAAGAGTTATGCTTACGGAGCTCTTTTTTACGGACTCGGAATCGTAACCGCGCTTTTAACCGCGTTCTACATGTTTCGCATGACGTATCTCGCGTTCTATGGAGAATCTCGAGTGTCTTCCCACAAGGAGTCGCACTTGCGCGAATCTCCGCTCGTGATGACGATTCCTCTTGTGATTTTATCGATAGGCGCAGCGGTTGCCGGATTTTTGGAAGTGCCTCATTTTCTTTTCGGAGGCGTCGACATACTCACTCGATACTTCGATCCCGTTATCGTCCCCGTAACAGAAATCTCGAGGGCGATTACCAATGGCTCCTCCGTAGACGGTCACGAAACTTCCGCTTCGATCGAGTTGATCTTGGTCGCGGTGTCGGTTGCTGTCGCGATCTCCGGAATCTTTATCGCGAGAACGATTTTTTTAACCGGAAAAAGGCTACCCGAAGCAGAAGAATCGCACACGGGCGTGAAAAGAATCTTTTCGCAGAAATACTACATCGACGAGTTTTACAAAAACTTTATCGCGGATCCGATTTTACTGCTCGGAAAATTTTTAGCTGACCATGTGGAAAGAAATTTCTTGGATTTGATACTGAGAGGTACGGGAAGGTTTGCGGTTGCGATCTCACTGGTTTTAAGACGGGTTCAAACGGGAATTGTAGTCGATTACGCGATTTTGATCGTGCTCGGAACGGTAGTCATTCTTTCCTTTTTTCTAATGAGGGGGCTGTAA
- the nuoK gene encoding NADH-quinone oxidoreductase subunit NuoK: protein MSLWISGIPMHYFLILAMIIFTIGVAGVMVRRSAVLIFMSVELILNSVNLVFVTFSKALHQVDGEVVVFFVMAIAAAEAAIGLAIVIAIHRIKKTSYVDEMNLMKW from the coding sequence ATGAGCCTCTGGATCTCCGGAATTCCGATGCACTACTTTTTGATTCTTGCGATGATCATCTTTACGATCGGAGTCGCGGGAGTGATGGTACGCAGAAGCGCGGTTTTGATCTTTATGTCGGTGGAGTTGATCCTGAATTCGGTGAATCTAGTCTTTGTGACGTTTTCGAAGGCGCTCCATCAAGTCGACGGAGAAGTGGTGGTGTTTTTCGTGATGGCGATCGCGGCCGCCGAAGCGGCGATCGGACTTGCGATCGTAATCGCGATTCATAGGATCAAAAAGACGAGCTACGTTGACGAAATGAATCTGATGAAATGGTAG
- a CDS encoding NADH-quinone oxidoreductase subunit J, with protein sequence MPFTEQPQLLLFFLFASVMILSSLGVIFHPNAITAAVLLVLSFFSLAAIYAVMNAVFIATMQLLVYAGAIMVLVVFVLMLLSLRDDAPQFFIFEKPIKKLLYLGLVMFLGILLVTAVQDGIPSESSPRIGYTKTQDGRSVDYSFAIHPRRLEYKESEEYKSKGLSIRPPSLVKAEGNTAVVGSAMFLRYLLPFELISVLLLAAVLGAVVLGKKNLGKETEGGKL encoded by the coding sequence ATGCCATTTACAGAACAACCTCAGCTACTTCTGTTTTTTTTGTTCGCTTCGGTGATGATACTCAGTTCTCTCGGAGTGATCTTTCATCCGAACGCGATCACCGCCGCGGTTCTGCTCGTATTGAGTTTTTTCTCGCTCGCCGCGATCTACGCCGTGATGAACGCGGTTTTTATCGCCACGATGCAGCTTCTCGTGTATGCGGGGGCGATCATGGTTTTGGTCGTGTTCGTATTGATGCTTTTGTCTCTCCGAGACGACGCCCCCCAGTTTTTCATCTTTGAAAAACCAATTAAGAAATTGTTATATTTGGGATTAGTAATGTTCCTCGGAATCCTACTCGTGACGGCGGTTCAGGACGGAATTCCGTCGGAAAGTTCTCCGAGAATCGGATATACGAAAACTCAGGACGGAAGATCTGTGGATTATTCTTTTGCGATCCATCCTCGGCGGCTGGAGTATAAGGAATCTGAGGAGTATAAAAGTAAAGGATTATCGATCAGGCCTCCTTCACTGGTGAAAGCCGAGGGAAACACCGCGGTGGTCGGAAGCGCTATGTTTTTACGATATCTTCTCCCTTTTGAACTGATCTCCGTATTGCTGCTCGCCGCCGTTTTAGGCGCAGTCGTGCTCGGAAAAAAGAATTTGGGAAAAGAAACGGAAGGAGGAAAGTTATGA
- the nuoH gene encoding NADH-quinone oxidoreductase subunit NuoH gives MNWNEILFWLLKSGLFFFILITACAYYTLAERKVAGFIQDRKGPNRAGIWGLLQPLADGIKFLTKEEVFPTQVNKVMYLIAPAISMTCAIMAWSVVPLGGQIPLPQWLQDKTGLTFLDLQIANPDTGILFLFAISSLAVYGIIIAGWASNNKYSLLGAIRSTAQMISYELPLSMSVVSIVILTGSLKLSDISASQAGLWNIFKLPGFIAFCLFVVAMFAETNRLPFDLAEAESELVVGFHTEYGAFKFALFFIAEYMNMITMSCVVTLLFFGGYQVPFGILEGHVLQPLFGLFFFLGKVLFFAFLFMWVRWTLPRFRYDQLMSLGWKKLIPWAVLNILIASLYIQF, from the coding sequence ATGAACTGGAACGAAATTCTATTTTGGCTTTTGAAAAGCGGACTTTTCTTTTTTATTTTGATCACCGCCTGCGCGTATTATACGCTCGCGGAAAGAAAGGTGGCAGGTTTTATCCAGGATCGGAAGGGTCCGAATCGCGCCGGGATTTGGGGTCTTTTACAACCTCTTGCGGACGGAATTAAGTTTTTAACCAAAGAGGAAGTGTTTCCGACTCAAGTGAACAAGGTCATGTATTTGATCGCTCCCGCAATTTCCATGACCTGCGCGATCATGGCCTGGTCCGTGGTTCCCTTGGGCGGTCAGATTCCTCTTCCACAATGGCTTCAAGATAAGACCGGTCTTACTTTTTTGGATTTGCAGATTGCTAACCCGGATACCGGAATTTTATTTTTGTTTGCGATTTCTTCCCTTGCGGTTTACGGGATTATCATCGCGGGTTGGGCGAGTAACAACAAATATTCGTTGTTAGGCGCGATCCGCTCCACGGCGCAGATGATTAGCTACGAACTTCCTCTTTCTATGAGCGTGGTTTCCATCGTCATTCTTACCGGCTCTTTGAAACTTTCGGATATCAGCGCGTCACAAGCCGGACTTTGGAACATCTTTAAACTTCCGGGATTCATCGCGTTTTGTCTGTTTGTGGTCGCTATGTTCGCCGAAACGAACCGTCTTCCTTTCGACTTGGCCGAAGCGGAGTCGGAACTCGTTGTCGGGTTTCACACGGAATACGGTGCGTTTAAGTTCGCATTATTTTTTATCGCGGAATACATGAACATGATTACGATGAGTTGTGTGGTGACACTTCTATTTTTCGGAGGTTATCAGGTTCCGTTCGGAATTTTAGAAGGACACGTATTACAGCCGTTATTCGGACTTTTTTTCTTTTTGGGCAAGGTGTTGTTTTTCGCCTTCTTGTTTATGTGGGTGAGATGGACTCTTCCCCGTTTTCGTTACGATCAGCTTATGTCCCTCGGATGGAAAAAACTCATTCCTTGGGCGGTTTTGAATATTCTGATCGCAAGCCTCTATATACAATTTTAA